One region of Dysidea avara chromosome 1, odDysAvar1.4, whole genome shotgun sequence genomic DNA includes:
- the LOC136254318 gene encoding uncharacterized protein isoform X1, with the protein MTHYNTRGMDANRGTPQGSGRTVQSQTPQGRGMDANRGTPQDPGRTIQSQTPQGRGMDANRGTPQGPDHSFQSQTPQGRGMDANRGTLQDPGQTIQSQTPQGRGMDANRGTPQGPDHSFQSQTPQGRDMDANRGTPRRLEQQITSRTRGVDNRNSHLVGFYARSRQEQHSEPVTSAIEGKLDQMAAMMQSQQEALSKFAMDNQALRMTVEALKEEVGSMREEIANLQSAGQEDTTPDEALASSNDEHLDTNLSGDVKKLYEEFDADFDLEEKGSSSLL; encoded by the exons ATGACCCATTACAATACtcgag gtatggatgccaaccgtggcacacctcagggTTCAGGTCGGACCGttcaatcacagactccacaaggccgag gtatggatgccaaccgtggcacacctcaggatccaggtcggaccattcaatcacagactccacaaggccgag gtatggatgccaaccgtggcacacctcagggACCAGATCACAGCTttcaatcacagactccacaaggccgag gtatggatgccaaccgtggcacacttcaggatccaggtcagaccattcaatcacagactccacaaggccgag gtatggatgccaaccgtggcacacctcagggACCAGATCACAGCTttcaatcacagactccacaaggccgag atatggatgccaaccgtggcacacctcgAAGATTAGAGCAACAAATTACTTCAAGGACTCGAG GTGTGGATAATAGGAACAGTCATTTGGTTGGATTCTATGCGAGATCTAGACAAGAGCAGCATAGTGAACCTGTGACCTCAGCAATTGAGGGGAAACTTGACCAGATGGCTGCTATGATGCAAAGTCAGCAGGAAGCACTATCAAAGTTTGCCATGGACAATCAGGCATTGAGGATGACCGTAGAAGCCTTAAAAGAAGAAGTTGGGTCAATGAGAGAAGAGATAGCAAACTTACAGTCTGCCGGTCAGGAAGATACCACACCAGACGAAGCACTTGCTAGCTCTAATGATGAACATCTCGATACCAATTTGAGT GGAGATGTTAAGAAGCTATATGAAGAATTCGATGCTGATTTTGATTTAGAAGAAAA AGGCAGTTCATCGTTACTATGA
- the LOC136254318 gene encoding uncharacterized protein isoform X5: MTHYNTRGMDANRGTPQDPGRTIQSQTPQGRGMDANRGTPQGPDHSFQSQTPQGRGMDANRGTLQDPGQTIQSQTPQGRGMDANRGTPQGPDHSFQSQTPQGRDMDANRGTPRRLEQQITSRTRGVDNRNSHLVGFYARSRQEQHSEPVTSAIEGKLDQMAAMMQSQQEALSKFAMDNQALRMTVEALKEEVGSMREEIANLQSAGQEDTTPDEALASSNDEHLDTNLSGDVKKLYEEFDADFDLEEKGSSSLL; the protein is encoded by the exons ATGACCCATTACAATACtcgag gtatggatgccaaccgtggcacacctcaggatccaggtcggaccattcaatcacagactccacaaggccgag gtatggatgccaaccgtggcacacctcagggACCAGATCACAGCTttcaatcacagactccacaaggccgag gtatggatgccaaccgtggcacacttcaggatccaggtcagaccattcaatcacagactccacaaggccgag gtatggatgccaaccgtggcacacctcagggACCAGATCACAGCTttcaatcacagactccacaaggccgag atatggatgccaaccgtggcacacctcgAAGATTAGAGCAACAAATTACTTCAAGGACTCGAG GTGTGGATAATAGGAACAGTCATTTGGTTGGATTCTATGCGAGATCTAGACAAGAGCAGCATAGTGAACCTGTGACCTCAGCAATTGAGGGGAAACTTGACCAGATGGCTGCTATGATGCAAAGTCAGCAGGAAGCACTATCAAAGTTTGCCATGGACAATCAGGCATTGAGGATGACCGTAGAAGCCTTAAAAGAAGAAGTTGGGTCAATGAGAGAAGAGATAGCAAACTTACAGTCTGCCGGTCAGGAAGATACCACACCAGACGAAGCACTTGCTAGCTCTAATGATGAACATCTCGATACCAATTTGAGT GGAGATGTTAAGAAGCTATATGAAGAATTCGATGCTGATTTTGATTTAGAAGAAAA AGGCAGTTCATCGTTACTATGA
- the LOC136254318 gene encoding uncharacterized protein isoform X4: protein MTHYNTRGMDANRGTPQGSGRTVQSQTPQGRGMDANRGTPQDPGRTIQSQTPQGRGMDANRGTPQGPDHSFQSQTPQGRGMDANRGTPQGPDHSFQSQTPQGRDMDANRGTPRRLEQQITSRTRGVDNRNSHLVGFYARSRQEQHSEPVTSAIEGKLDQMAAMMQSQQEALSKFAMDNQALRMTVEALKEEVGSMREEIANLQSAGQEDTTPDEALASSNDEHLDTNLSGDVKKLYEEFDADFDLEEKGSSSLL from the exons ATGACCCATTACAATACtcgag gtatggatgccaaccgtggcacacctcagggTTCAGGTCGGACCGttcaatcacagactccacaaggccgag gtatggatgccaaccgtggcacacctcaggatccaggtcggaccattcaatcacagactccacaaggccgag gtatggatgccaaccgtggcacacctcagggACCAGATCACAGCTttcaatcacagactccacaaggccgag gtatggatgccaaccgtggcacacctcagggACCAGATCACAGCTttcaatcacagactccacaaggccgag atatggatgccaaccgtggcacacctcgAAGATTAGAGCAACAAATTACTTCAAGGACTCGAG GTGTGGATAATAGGAACAGTCATTTGGTTGGATTCTATGCGAGATCTAGACAAGAGCAGCATAGTGAACCTGTGACCTCAGCAATTGAGGGGAAACTTGACCAGATGGCTGCTATGATGCAAAGTCAGCAGGAAGCACTATCAAAGTTTGCCATGGACAATCAGGCATTGAGGATGACCGTAGAAGCCTTAAAAGAAGAAGTTGGGTCAATGAGAGAAGAGATAGCAAACTTACAGTCTGCCGGTCAGGAAGATACCACACCAGACGAAGCACTTGCTAGCTCTAATGATGAACATCTCGATACCAATTTGAGT GGAGATGTTAAGAAGCTATATGAAGAATTCGATGCTGATTTTGATTTAGAAGAAAA AGGCAGTTCATCGTTACTATGA
- the LOC136254318 gene encoding uncharacterized protein isoform X3 codes for MTHYNTRGMDANRGTPQGSGRTVQSQTPQGRGMDANRGTPQGPDHSFQSQTPQGRGMDANRGTLQDPGQTIQSQTPQGRGMDANRGTPQGPDHSFQSQTPQGRDMDANRGTPRRLEQQITSRTRGVDNRNSHLVGFYARSRQEQHSEPVTSAIEGKLDQMAAMMQSQQEALSKFAMDNQALRMTVEALKEEVGSMREEIANLQSAGQEDTTPDEALASSNDEHLDTNLSGDVKKLYEEFDADFDLEEKGSSSLL; via the exons ATGACCCATTACAATACtcgag gtatggatgccaaccgtggcacacctcagggTTCAGGTCGGACCGttcaatcacagactccacaaggccgag gtatggatgccaaccgtggcacacctcagggACCAGATCACAGCTttcaatcacagactccacaaggccgag gtatggatgccaaccgtggcacacttcaggatccaggtcagaccattcaatcacagactccacaaggccgag gtatggatgccaaccgtggcacacctcagggACCAGATCACAGCTttcaatcacagactccacaaggccgag atatggatgccaaccgtggcacacctcgAAGATTAGAGCAACAAATTACTTCAAGGACTCGAG GTGTGGATAATAGGAACAGTCATTTGGTTGGATTCTATGCGAGATCTAGACAAGAGCAGCATAGTGAACCTGTGACCTCAGCAATTGAGGGGAAACTTGACCAGATGGCTGCTATGATGCAAAGTCAGCAGGAAGCACTATCAAAGTTTGCCATGGACAATCAGGCATTGAGGATGACCGTAGAAGCCTTAAAAGAAGAAGTTGGGTCAATGAGAGAAGAGATAGCAAACTTACAGTCTGCCGGTCAGGAAGATACCACACCAGACGAAGCACTTGCTAGCTCTAATGATGAACATCTCGATACCAATTTGAGT GGAGATGTTAAGAAGCTATATGAAGAATTCGATGCTGATTTTGATTTAGAAGAAAA AGGCAGTTCATCGTTACTATGA
- the LOC136254318 gene encoding accumulation-associated protein-like isoform X2 translates to MTHYNTRGMDANRGTPQGSGRTVQSQTPQGRGMDANRGTPQDPGRTIQSQTPQGRGMDANRGTPQGPDHSFQSQTPQGRGMDANRGTLQDPGQTIQSQTPQGRGMDANRGTPQGPDHSFQSQTPQGRDMDANRGTPRRLEQQITSRTRGVDNRNSHLVGFYARSRQEQHSEPVTSAIEGKLDQMAAMMQSQQEALSKFAMDNQALRMTVEALKEEVGSMREEIANLQSAGQEDTTPDEALASSNDEHLDTNLSVD, encoded by the exons ATGACCCATTACAATACtcgag gtatggatgccaaccgtggcacacctcagggTTCAGGTCGGACCGttcaatcacagactccacaaggccgag gtatggatgccaaccgtggcacacctcaggatccaggtcggaccattcaatcacagactccacaaggccgag gtatggatgccaaccgtggcacacctcagggACCAGATCACAGCTttcaatcacagactccacaaggccgag gtatggatgccaaccgtggcacacttcaggatccaggtcagaccattcaatcacagactccacaaggccgag gtatggatgccaaccgtggcacacctcagggACCAGATCACAGCTttcaatcacagactccacaaggccgag atatggatgccaaccgtggcacacctcgAAGATTAGAGCAACAAATTACTTCAAGGACTCGAG GTGTGGATAATAGGAACAGTCATTTGGTTGGATTCTATGCGAGATCTAGACAAGAGCAGCATAGTGAACCTGTGACCTCAGCAATTGAGGGGAAACTTGACCAGATGGCTGCTATGATGCAAAGTCAGCAGGAAGCACTATCAAAGTTTGCCATGGACAATCAGGCATTGAGGATGACCGTAGAAGCCTTAAAAGAAGAAGTTGGGTCAATGAGAGAAGAGATAGCAAACTTACAGTCTGCCGGTCAGGAAGATACCACACCAGACGAAGCACTTGCTAGCTCTAATGATGAACATCTCGATACCAATTTGAGT GTGGATTAA
- the LOC136254318 gene encoding uncharacterized protein isoform X7 has translation MTHYNTRGMDANRGTPQGPDHSFQSQTPQGRGMDANRGTLQDPGQTIQSQTPQGRGMDANRGTPQGPDHSFQSQTPQGRDMDANRGTPRRLEQQITSRTRGVDNRNSHLVGFYARSRQEQHSEPVTSAIEGKLDQMAAMMQSQQEALSKFAMDNQALRMTVEALKEEVGSMREEIANLQSAGQEDTTPDEALASSNDEHLDTNLSGDVKKLYEEFDADFDLEEKGSSSLL, from the exons ATGACCCATTACAATACtcgag gtatggatgccaaccgtggcacacctcagggACCAGATCACAGCTttcaatcacagactccacaaggccgag gtatggatgccaaccgtggcacacttcaggatccaggtcagaccattcaatcacagactccacaaggccgag gtatggatgccaaccgtggcacacctcagggACCAGATCACAGCTttcaatcacagactccacaaggccgag atatggatgccaaccgtggcacacctcgAAGATTAGAGCAACAAATTACTTCAAGGACTCGAG GTGTGGATAATAGGAACAGTCATTTGGTTGGATTCTATGCGAGATCTAGACAAGAGCAGCATAGTGAACCTGTGACCTCAGCAATTGAGGGGAAACTTGACCAGATGGCTGCTATGATGCAAAGTCAGCAGGAAGCACTATCAAAGTTTGCCATGGACAATCAGGCATTGAGGATGACCGTAGAAGCCTTAAAAGAAGAAGTTGGGTCAATGAGAGAAGAGATAGCAAACTTACAGTCTGCCGGTCAGGAAGATACCACACCAGACGAAGCACTTGCTAGCTCTAATGATGAACATCTCGATACCAATTTGAGT GGAGATGTTAAGAAGCTATATGAAGAATTCGATGCTGATTTTGATTTAGAAGAAAA AGGCAGTTCATCGTTACTATGA
- the LOC136254318 gene encoding uncharacterized protein isoform X6, which yields MTHYNTRGMDANRGTPQGSGRTVQSQTPQGRGMDANRGTPQGPDHSFQSQTPQGRGMDANRGTPQGPDHSFQSQTPQGRDMDANRGTPRRLEQQITSRTRGVDNRNSHLVGFYARSRQEQHSEPVTSAIEGKLDQMAAMMQSQQEALSKFAMDNQALRMTVEALKEEVGSMREEIANLQSAGQEDTTPDEALASSNDEHLDTNLSGDVKKLYEEFDADFDLEEKGSSSLL from the exons ATGACCCATTACAATACtcgag gtatggatgccaaccgtggcacacctcagggTTCAGGTCGGACCGttcaatcacagactccacaaggccgag gtatggatgccaaccgtggcacacctcagggACCAGATCACAGCTttcaatcacagactccacaaggccgag gtatggatgccaaccgtggcacacctcagggACCAGATCACAGCTttcaatcacagactccacaaggccgag atatggatgccaaccgtggcacacctcgAAGATTAGAGCAACAAATTACTTCAAGGACTCGAG GTGTGGATAATAGGAACAGTCATTTGGTTGGATTCTATGCGAGATCTAGACAAGAGCAGCATAGTGAACCTGTGACCTCAGCAATTGAGGGGAAACTTGACCAGATGGCTGCTATGATGCAAAGTCAGCAGGAAGCACTATCAAAGTTTGCCATGGACAATCAGGCATTGAGGATGACCGTAGAAGCCTTAAAAGAAGAAGTTGGGTCAATGAGAGAAGAGATAGCAAACTTACAGTCTGCCGGTCAGGAAGATACCACACCAGACGAAGCACTTGCTAGCTCTAATGATGAACATCTCGATACCAATTTGAGT GGAGATGTTAAGAAGCTATATGAAGAATTCGATGCTGATTTTGATTTAGAAGAAAA AGGCAGTTCATCGTTACTATGA
- the LOC136253560 gene encoding lactoperoxidase-like, which translates to MKILYWFILGIFGSGAVATSDCTGEEDSTNATKGHPFFLNFDYDGTRTAISYSFSKDGVAIDGDNVQVFLDTDRIIFLEIKDSDAGTYTLEVQGSNLYRKSIRLCVVSSDVNVDDNTEQMKTAISNMISSEKLLQKKTSSHSSSFLRTASVSSIIRRRLHPMGRMARFHDAARTVVEKILGLVLGSSDSENSDMSEEGINLMLDFARCVNTSESLSCSATHKFRSINGTCNSLLHPTRGAANTAFKRLQPAEYEDGISLPVGYDQQVNGDPFAGPWPSSRAVSAAVIQDVPVLSTELNHLIMTWGQFVDHDLDLLAEFNATICEENCDIEENEQFCYPIKVSPQDSAFGIRGPNKGECLPLTRSVGTCESEHFDMARQQINQITHFLDGSMVYGSTQEVADSLRLFSGGLLKQGGVNGTLKGYLPFESQADSEISDSGVPHFVGGDVRVNENVALTIMHTIWLRQHNVIVTELAKLNPCWDDERLYQEGRKIVGAMIQIITYKEFLPLIFGEDGYNTFIGSYPGYSPNTDVTIPNSFATAAFRFGHSLIRPEFTRLDKDNKPLDIGALSLRDSFLNPLQYFLSGGTDPILRGLMQDRSREVDEFLTRVLTKQLFAPSNSTLGQDLAARNIQRGREHGQPSYRSFQQYCLDIFGVESRFHSRSTEALLRKVYGFTGFRNGIDLFAGGLAEERISGSSLGPTFACIIGKTFSDIRNGDRFYWENPGVFTPSQINSLSDIRLSKIICDNGDDITSIIPKAFETGQEEQSCDSLPGLQLNYWKDTC; encoded by the exons ATGAAGATACTCTACTGGTTTATACTAGGGATATTTGGCAGTGGTGCAGTTGCAACTAGTGACTGTACTGGTGAGGAGGATTCAACTAATGCTACTAAAGGACATCCTTTCTTTCTAAACTTTGACTATGATGGTACTAGAACAGCAATCAGCTACTCATTCAGCAAGGACGGTGTGGCCATTGATGGAGACAATGTTCAGGTTTTCTTAGATACGGACAGAATCATTTTCTTAGAGATCAAAGATTCAGATGCTGGAACATATACTTTAGAAGTGCAAGGCAGTAACCTCTACAGAAAATCTATCAGACTTTGTG TTGTATCTTCTGATGTTAACGTTGACGACAATACAG AGCAAATGAAGACAGCAATATCAAATATGATTTCTTCggaaaaattgctacaaaagaAGACTTCATCACATTCCAGCAGTTTTCTAAGAACTGCATCTGTTTCATCAATAATAAGGAGAAGGTTACATCCAATGGGAAGAATGGCAAGATTTCATGATGCAGCCAGAACAGTAGTTGAAAAGATTTTAGGATTGGTTCTTGGTTCGTCAGATTCAGAAAATTCAGACATGAGTGAAGAAGGAATTAATTTGATGCTAGACTTTGCTCGGTGCGTGAACACTTCAGAGTCACTCAGCTGCTCAGCAACGCACAAATTCCGCTCAATTAATGGAACATGTAACAGCCTTCTCCATCCAACCAGGGGAGCTGCCAATACTGCTTTCAAACGTCTTCAACCAGCTGAGTATGAAGATGGCATCTCTCTTCCTGTGGGATATGACCAGCAAGTGAATGGTGACCCTTTTGCAGGTCCATGGCCTAGCTCAAGAGCTGTTAGTGCAGCAGTAATTCAAGATGTTCCTGTCCTTAGCACAGAACTTAACCACCTCATTATGACATGGGGCCAGTTTGTTGATCATGACTTGGACTTGCTGGCTGAATTCAACGCCACAATTTGTGAGGAGAACTGTGATATAGAAGAGAATGAACAATTTTGTTATCCTATTAAAGTTTCGCCACAAGATTCAGCATTTGGTATAAGGGGTCCAAACAAAGGTGAGTGCCTGCCTCTAACTAGGTCTGTTGGAACATGTGAAAGTGAACATTTTGACATGGCAAGGCAACAGATCAATCAGATAACACACTTTTTAGATGGTTCCATGGTCTACGGATCCACCCAAGAAGTAGCAGACTCACTTCGTCTTTTTTCTGGTGGTCTGTTAAAACAGGGTGGAGTAAATGGTACTCTGAAAGGTTACCTTCCATTTGAATCTCAAGCTGATAGTGAAATTTCTGATAGTGGTGTACCACATTTTGTAGGTGGTGATGTTAGGGTTAATGAGAATGTTGCTTTAACAATCATGCACACTATATGGCTAAGACAACACAATGTCATTGTAACAGAATTAGCTAAACTCAATCCTTGCTGGGATGATGAGAGGCTTTATCAAGAAGGTCGTAAGATTGTTGGAGCCATGATACAAATCATTACCTACAAGGAATTTCTTCCGCTAATTTTTGGAGAGGATGGCTATAATACATTTATTGGATCCTATCCTGGCTATTCTCCTAATACTGATGTCACTATACCAAACTCTTTTGCTACTGCAGCATTTAGGTTTGGGCATTCTTTGATCAGACCAGAGTTCACTCGTCTTGACAAGGATAATAAACCTTTAGACATTGGAGCACTCTCATTACGCGATTCCTTCTTAAACCCTTTGCAATATTTTCTTAGTGGTGGGACTGATCCTATATTACGTGGTCTCATGCAAGACAGGTCAAGAGAAGTTGATGAATTTCTCACTAGAGTTCTAACCAAACAGCTGTTTGCACCCAGTAATTCAACACTTGGGCAAGACCTAGCAGCTCGTAATATACAACGTGGCCGTGAGCATGGACAACCATCCTATAGGAGCTTTCAACAATACTGCTTAGACATTTTTGGAGTTGAATCAAGATTTCATAGCCGGAGTACTGAAGCTTTGCTGAGAAAGGTTTATGGTTTCACTGGATTTAGAAATGGCATTGATTTATTTGCTGGGGGATTGGCTGAAGAAAGGATCAGTGGATCCAGTTTAGGCCCCACATTTGCTTGTATCATTGGAAAAACATTCTCTGATATTCGTAATGGAGACCGATTCTATTGGGAGAACCCAGGTGTGTTCACTCCAAGCCAGATTAATTCACTGAGTGACATTAGATTGTCGAAAATCATCTGTGACAATGGTGATGACATAACTAGCATCATTCCTAAAGCATTTGAGACAGGACAAGAGGAACAAAGCTGTGATAGCTTACCAGGCTTACAACTAAATTACTGGAAAGACACCTGCTAA